The Flavobacteriales bacterium region AAAATCATCGTTTAACTGAGCAAACAGATAAAAAGGGCAGAACGTTATAAGTAAGTATTTTTTCATACAGCAAAATTAGCATGTTTAGTTCTAGGCAATTCAAATATAGTCCTTATTTTTGGCATAAATTATTCACTCAATGAAAGTAGCGGTTGTAGGGGCAACAGGAATGGTGGGGCAGGTTATGCTCAAAGTTTTGGAGGAACGTTCCTTTCCTGTAAGTGAATTATTAGTTGTTGCTTCTTCCAATTCAGTCGGTCAAACTGTAACATTTAAGAGTAAAGAATTGACCATTATTTCGATAGAAGATGCTGTAACTGAACGGCCCGACCTAGCCATATTCTCTGCTGGTGGAAATGTTTCTTTAGAATGGGCACCTCGTTTTGCTGAAGTAGGCACTAAAGTGATTGATAACTCTTCGGCTTGGCGACAGACTAAAGCACTTATTATTCCAGAAATTAATGGCAATACCTTAACTAAAGAAGATAAAATTATTGCCAATCCTAACTGTTCCACTATTCAGCTATTGATGGCATTAAAGCCTTTGCACGATGTTTATACAATAAAACGTGTGGTAATCTCTACCTATCAGTCCATTACAGGGACTGGTGTAAAAGCCGTCAAACAATTGGAAAATGAAAGCAATGGAATTAATGGAGAAATGGCATATCCTTACCCCATTCACGAAAACGCTTTGCCTCATTGCGATATCTTTGAAGATAATGGTTATACCAAAGAAGAAATGAAGTTAGTTAGAGAGACTAAAAAGATAATGGGAGATGATAGTATAGAAGTTAGCGCAACAGCTGTAAGAGTGCCTGTCAAAGGGGGGCATTCTGAGAGTGTTAATGTAGAGTTTTATACTGATTTTGAATTATCCAAGGTACGTCAGTTATTACATGATTTTCCGGGCGTTAGTGTTCAAGACAACCCAGATGTTAATACCTACCCAATGCCTATATATGCCGAAGGTAAAGATGAGGTGTTTGTGGGGCGAATACGCCGCGATTTCTCTCAAGAAAATACTTTAAATATGTGGGTGGTTTCTGATAACCTCAGAAAAGGTGCTGCCACCAATGCTGTGCAAATTGCAGAACACCTTTACAAGAATAATTTAATATGATTATTAGTCATAAATATAAATACGTTTTTGTAGGTCTGCCGTTGGCGGCATCAACAGCTATATCAAAAGAATTGTGCGAACAATATGATGGGAAGCCCATACTTGCTAAACATTCCATCTATCAAGACTTTTTGAAGATAGCAACAGAGGAAGAAAAAAAATACAAGGTTATAGCTTGTGCTCGAAATCCTTTAGATATTTCTGTGAGCTATTATACTAAGATGATAAACGACAGTAGTGGTAATTTTAGTAATGAGAAATTATTAAGAAAAAATGGTGGACATCTTAAAATGAGAGACTACAAATTGTCAAAATATTTGAGAGACAATAATAGTAGCTACGAAGATTTTCTAAGTCTTTATTACCAATTTCCTTTTGATAATTGGTTAAGTATAACCGCCCCATATTGTAGTTTTATTATTCGCTTCGAAAACTTACAAGAAGACTTTGAAAAGGCACTAAAACATTGTGATATTTCTCCAAAACGAAAATTACCCACTGTAAACAAGACCAAAGAGAAGGTAACTTTTGACAGTTTTTATAACGAAAAAAATTGCGAATTAAGCCTTTCCATTTTTGGGCCTTATATGTTAAAACACGGTATGGCTTTTCCAGAAATCTGGAAGGGGAAAAAGGTGCGTTCGTACAGTCTATTTTTATTCAAGCTTTTTGGATTTGTTAGAAGAATATATTGGACTAAAAAAAGCTACAGAAACACCAATGCACAAAAAGTTTACAAAGAATTATTAGAAAAACACCAATAATTATTTGAAGAAAGAACGGTGAAAAATCAAAATATTGATAACTCCCGTACTAATAGCAGCATCAGCAATATTAAAAATTGGTCTGAAGAAGAT contains the following coding sequences:
- a CDS encoding sulfotransferase domain-containing protein, whose product is MIISHKYKYVFVGLPLAASTAISKELCEQYDGKPILAKHSIYQDFLKIATEEEKKYKVIACARNPLDISVSYYTKMINDSSGNFSNEKLLRKNGGHLKMRDYKLSKYLRDNNSSYEDFLSLYYQFPFDNWLSITAPYCSFIIRFENLQEDFEKALKHCDISPKRKLPTVNKTKEKVTFDSFYNEKNCELSLSIFGPYMLKHGMAFPEIWKGKKVRSYSLFLFKLFGFVRRIYWTKKSYRNTNAQKVYKELLEKHQ
- a CDS encoding aspartate-semialdehyde dehydrogenase; the encoded protein is MKVAVVGATGMVGQVMLKVLEERSFPVSELLVVASSNSVGQTVTFKSKELTIISIEDAVTERPDLAIFSAGGNVSLEWAPRFAEVGTKVIDNSSAWRQTKALIIPEINGNTLTKEDKIIANPNCSTIQLLMALKPLHDVYTIKRVVISTYQSITGTGVKAVKQLENESNGINGEMAYPYPIHENALPHCDIFEDNGYTKEEMKLVRETKKIMGDDSIEVSATAVRVPVKGGHSESVNVEFYTDFELSKVRQLLHDFPGVSVQDNPDVNTYPMPIYAEGKDEVFVGRIRRDFSQENTLNMWVVSDNLRKGAATNAVQIAEHLYKNNLI